In Physeter macrocephalus isolate SW-GA chromosome 9, ASM283717v5, whole genome shotgun sequence, the DNA window atgTAGACTAAAGAGAAGACAGATAACTTACAAAGAAACACCATAAGAATGATAGCAGACTTCTGAGGAACCTCAGTGTCAATGAGAAAACAGCACAGGAACATCTTCAAAATTATCACTCAGGAactaaagtgaaataagccatttggagatagacaacaaggtcctactgtatagcaaaggaactatattcaatatcccatagtaaaccataatggaaaagaatatgaaagagaatatgtatatatttgtataactgaatcactttgctgtacaccagaaattaacacaacattgtaaatcaactatacttcaatttaaaaaaatattttttaaaaagaatatgtaacaTTGACACAGGGATAGTCAAATTCACCAACAGAACAGAAGAGCGAtgccagaaataaatccattcaTACATGAAAACCTGAAAGGGTGATACTGCAGATGATAGGGAAAGGATGGCTCCATCTATAAATGGTGCTAAGAAAAATTGGGTTTTGATGTGGAACAAAAAGTTGAACTGAGGTTCCTATTCACATCAAGCACAAGACCTAATTCCACATGCATTTAAAGAGTGAAATGTAAAAGGCAATATTTAAAGCTTTTTATGTTGGagacaacattaaaaaatagCTCATTGCTTGTGGAATGGtaaggatttcttaaacaagacatgGAAGTCACTAACAATACAGTAAAAGATTGATACCatgacattaaaattaagaactactTATCCTCAGAAAACTGTGTCAAGAATGCAAAACTTAAGCCATAAATTAGAATaagatattttcaatatatttatctAACAGAAGATTAGAAGACAGAATACACAAAGAAGTCCTATatagcaaaaagacaaaaaacctaatttaaaaaattggcaatatgcatgaaaaaaatttacaataaaagaaacagatgggATAAAAGCACAAGAACAGTATTAAAACATATTAGTTATTAACATGAATGAaatatctatctctatatatgtTAATTAAGTCTATTATTACCAAGTGTTAGCAAGTTTGTGAACCAGTAAGAAATCTTaagcactactggtgggaatataaattgatataaccactttggaaagcaatttaaaactaacttataaatattcacaaatcCTATGACTAGCAATCCatttcctaggtatttaccaaaagaaattcttatatatatttaaaaagaaacatttacaaGCCTCTTTATAGCAGTATTGTTCAtaagacaaaaaattaaattaaaaatcctggaaaataacccaaatgttcacTAACAGGAGAACGGATATATAGAGTATGTTCTTACAATGATATATcaaactgacattaaaaaaataaaatagaatactgtTACATACAACAACTTGAATACATAGTATTAGTGCGGAAAAAAAGTCTGGTCACTGAAGCCTACTTAAATAGTAATGATGATAGATAGCATTTTTGTGATTCTAGTATTCTAGAGATccaaggcaaaaaagaaaaagggacttTTGGCCTCTATGCATGGGACAGATCATAACCAGGATTGCTatgtttcttaaaacattttaggaaataTCCTAATATGTATTCACATTAGTAGATTGTTTTATACACAAcagaccaaaatataaaaataaatttaaaaagaataacactAGATTTATAGACATAAATCTTAATAACCATGGCTTGATATGGTTGTAATAAATCATGTTGATGGCCTGGACAAGGGGCCGTGTACAGGaaattcttcttattctttttatcttAATTTGTAGACATAGCCTTGGTTGGCTTTTTGTTTGTAACTGTACACCCAAGTCCTTTATATAGGTTTCTGGACAATTTTATGGCTGAGAGTCAAATAGGACAGCTAACCCTGATCACAAATTTTGATCACTTTTGCACAGCAATTATGTACTCCAAACTAAAGATTAACTTTGAAAATTGATTTCATATGTATGGGTCTCAACTCCAGAGGAAAATTCCTTTTGAAATACAGGAATCTGTTACCCTTAGTGCCATTAACTTAAGACTGCTTGCAGAGAAGGTAGGAAAGGATAAGCTATTTAGTGGTCATTTTCTAAACAGTAGACATAGCAGTGACCCTGAGGTCCTTTGCCACAGAGATGAACACCACCTCAATGGAGGTAAGGGAGTTGGAGTACCCAACTGTCAATACCAGCAGGCACCTTGATGGCCAATGTCATGTGAGTTGGTGTAATTGTGTCTGATGCCTTTTCTACTACAATTATTCTCTCTGGAAATTTTAAGAATGGCAGCATCTGTTTTCAAGACGGAACACAATCAAAAGCTACCATCAGGTGCAAGCACTAGCCTAGCCCTTTATCACTAAGAAAAGGTAAGTAATCTCATTTATCCTCTAAAGATatactttcaaaggaaaaaataaaattgtctgcaatgaaaacaaaagctctCTAGTTTCTCTGACTTGTTGTATTCCAAATTCGTGGCTCTGACcttttcttaaaactttaaacATCACAAGGAAATCAGTGGGAAGGCAATCATGTGCTAACCAAATACTTAAAGGGCACAAAAATTCACTGAAGTGAAAAGAGATTAGTAAAGGGTGGAAAAGAGGACCAGCCCCTCCCAGTTTGGGTGAACAGAGTTGGGATGAGTTGCCAGGCAGAAACCCACAAGCAATTAACAGCTCTGACATCAGGGGACAAGCAAATATAAAAAACACTCAGTTCTAAGAGAGGCTCAGCAGAGAATCCCCTCAGGAGTTCAAGGTACTGGAGAGAAACTCTATGGGGAGTGGGTGGATTCCCGCCAAAACTCCATTAGGATAAAGGGGACTTTAAATCCTGGAAATTAACTTGCTAGAAATCTGCCCCCAATTCTTCTTTCAGCTCCATGGATAGATGCAATTAACAATGGTGACCGGTTAATGACCGCTTTTGATAAATGACATCCAGGATAcgtatttttttatataaatagaaatttaaaatgaagaaaattaaatgactaGGACAGGGGATTTAATTATGTAGGTATTATACATGtcaaatttttaaaggtaaattacTATTTTGATTAGTTTTTGAAatgtcattttacagatatgaaaagCATTTTGAAGGTGGGTTGGGAAGGGTCTCATGCCATTTATAACAGTACAAAAAAACTTGTATAATTCcatcttgctttttccttttcagctTGATTTTTATCTATGTGCCTCGGTCTCTACACAAAGGGTTGAAAACCAGAGCCTGTACTGCATTCTTGCTTCAAGCAGAATGAAAGCTCCTAAACTCCTCTCTCTGGGCTATACCTTCTTGGCCCTGCTTTTTTTCCAGCCGGCCTGGGCTCAATTCCCAAGACAGTGTGTCACCATCGAGGCTTTGAGAAATGGCGTGTGTTGCCCAGACCTGTTCCCACTGTCTGGGCCTGGGACTGACCGCTGTGGCTCCTCATCAGGAAGGGGCAGGTGTGAAGTGGTGACAGCTGACTCCCGACCCCACGGCCCCCAGTACCCACACGATGGCAGAGATGACCGAGAGGGCTGGCCCACGCGCTTCTTCAACAGGACATGTCACTGCATTGGCAATTTCTCAGGATACAACTGTGGAACCTGCCGTCCTGGATGGAGAGGAGCTGCCTGTGACCAGAGGGTTCTCGTAGGTAAGTGGGGTGTGAATGGATGCACAGTTCTGCATGGGACTCAACACACTTAACAGAATCCTGAACCAGTTGAACTTTCAGAACTCctagaaatcataaagctcaAGACTTACTTttcacagctaaggaaactgaggcttagagaggctgagaaatgtaTTTGATTTAAGGAGTTGAAGTTGAAGCTCAAGTCTTCTGACTAATAACATTTCCTTTCAAAAAGATTTGTTGAGCAACTCCTTTATACTAGGAACTGTGATAGGTGTTTATGACTGGACCTTTCAGTAGCTTTGCAAGATAGTTATGTTAATTGTGATGTTCCGAAAGGTCAAGTCCATGTAGCTGGTATGTGGTAAACCTGGAATTCACACTGAGATGTGTCCAGCTCTAATCGATGAGCTTCTTCCACTACCCTTGCTGACCACAAGGATGTTTCCTGCTCTGATGATCAAGTTCAGCCATTTTACAAGATGAGGCTGGCCTGCAGCCTAAATAACAATAAATGAGAAAGCTTTAAATAATAACAGCTGGCAATACTGGATTGTTTTCTTTGTGCCAAACATGGGACCAAGAGTTTCAGGGGACGTTTACtgagccccttttttttttaactgaagtatagctgatttacaatgttgtgggtacagcaaagtgattcagttagacatatatatctattttttcagattttttcctttatgggttatcacaaaatattgagtatagttccctgtgctagagaGTACACctttgtttgttatctattttatatatagtagtatgtacatgttaaccccaaactcctaatttatccctccccccctttccctttggtagccataagtttgttctctatgtctgtgggtgaGTCTTTATTCTGAGCCAGGCTCTGGTCTAAGTGCTTTTTATGTGTGTCCTCTTAGTCTTTACAACTTTATAAAGCAGATACTTTTACAtgcactttacagatgaaaaactgatGCTTAGAGAAATGTGTGCAGTCATAGAATTAGGCTCTGGTCTTAACCACTATACTATCCCACATACCGTGTTTTTGCAAAATTTAGTAGAAAATTCCAATAAATATGCCAATAGTGAGCAGAAATCAATATAAGAGGATCATAGAATCATAAAGTCCATGGTAAGATTAAGGAAAGCTCATAGGAATCCTAGAGTAagttggagagagaaagagagggaagggaagagagagagaaaaagcaggcCTGAAGAAGGGATTTTAGCAAggggtatttttaaaagtataaaatgatgTGAGCACACATGCAAATTATCATTCATGAGTAAATGGGAAGTGGCGTTACAAGATGATTATGTGCATTGTCTACCCATGCCCACACTGCAGATGTTTTCACATTTGAATTTTGTATCCCTAAAGTCAGGAGAAACCTACTGGGCTTAAGTACAGAAGAAAAGAACCGCTTTATCCGGGCCCTGGATATGGCAAAGCGCACCATTCACCCTCAGTTTGTCATTGCCACCAAGAGATCAGAAGAAATATTGGGGCCAGATGGCAACACACCACAATTTGAGAACATTTCCATTTATAACTTCTTTGTTTGGACGCACTACTACTCAGTCAAAAAGACTTttctgggggcaggacaggaaagcTTTGGTGAAGTGGATTTCTCTCATGAGGGACCAGCGTTTCTCACATGGCATAGGTACCACCTGCTGCAGCTGGAGAGAGACATGCAGGTATGCATGAGGCATGGCCATGTTCATATTCTTTACAGAGGAGGTGACTTGTTTCTAAGTTGTTGATTCACTGTGTTCCGAATGCTCAAAACAGGCGATGACAAAGCAATTTCACATTATTAATCTGCCTTTGGCATTCTGTTGTTTCTCCCTATGCTAATTACTTCCTTATTAATTAATCTTTACCCTTTGTGAAGTGAAAAGCAAGTCATATCAGTGATGAGGAAGCCAAGTGAGACATCTGTAGGTGTGAATTAAAGCACTGGACGTATTCTACAGTTGTCATTGAAAAAATAACCCTCATATAGTTTGCAATGAAGGACTCTTACTTGATATGTCTCCCTTTTCAAATGTAAACCAATAACTCCTCCTGGTTTGGATGAGGCAGGTGTGTATAACTTCTCAGTCTTCCAAGTCCCAAATGGATAGCTCACTTTATAAGTTGATGATTTGTTCTGATATGATATGGggtttaaattatgaaaaaaaattacttttcatttatattgtCGTATTTTAATTgaactccatttttttccatgCCCCCTACCACTTTGAGGCTTACAGAAGACACCTACTAACAACATCCCATAGGTCagacttcattttaatttaaaaggcatTGACTTTTTTGGCATAAAGTGAAGCTCAAAACACAGTTATTTCCTGCTTATTTTTAATCAGATAAGCTAAAGCCACATTAAAGTATCTGTTAACATAAATacttttgtattgtttattttactaattgctctatattttaagaaaagtattgttatttttaaatgaagttttttaaaaaaatttttgttattgacttacagttgatttacaatgttgtgttaatttctgctgtacagcaaagtgattcagttatacatatctatacattctttttttatattctgttccatgatggtttatcataggatatggaatatagttctctgtgctatacagtagaaccttgttgtttatcaattctGTATATAACAGCTTacgtctgctaaccccaacctaaCCCCTAGCCCCTTTAAAATTCTTAGATCTCAATTAGGAAATCCACAGACTGAACCTGTTTTCTAGGTGAAATAACAGCAATGAAACCCTCCCCacaaattaaaatctaaaaattcatCTAAAAATATCCAAGGGCAGATTCACATATTGATTCACAGTATGTGCCCAGCATTATCCAAGAAAATAAATGGTTAGAAGGGAGAGATTTAATGCActaaaatacagaacaaaatatTCACATGTAAGTAGTCCATCCATATGCAATTTGAGAGTGATTAAATGAATTTATCCGATACTCTGAACTTCATAGTTTATAGTTCTGATTTCAAGGCATTTTTTAGATTATGAGTAGATAAATCTGTCATTTGTAATCGACTCCAGCTCTTCTTGCCTTCAAGTCACTTTCCCACAGGTACACCAAAATGAAAGGGCAGGTGGAAAGTATCTAAAACCTTCAATTTTGCCTGCATAAACTTCAACCTCTATGACTTACGTTTTTAAAACCCAACAGCACAAGGGATCCAACAAATTACAATCTCAATGTAATGCACAGTTGAAATGCCACATGAATATGCTCCAGCTCCCAAATGCCAGATGCTGAACCACAAACTGACTCTTAATGATCCCTTAGAAGCTGTCACTAATTTTTGTGAACCAGAACAATGGCTTCTCAATAAGGACTCTAAAGCTCTGGAGATCAATAACTGGGGAATACCTTGGAAAGTTTTGACCCTCTAAAATACCCCGAGGACAAGAAAATGCTTCCTAGAAAgggtttaaaagtaaaaaagtacaTATGTACTAAATACCTGTGAGATAAAACAACGGCAATCCCTACATTTATATCCCACACTCTAAATATAGCTCCCTAAAGGCTTAAAGGAATAAGAAATGACAAGTacaataaatacatgtttaaagGAACCCAGTAAAATAAGCATGTGATCTTGAGtccagcattttttaaattgttgagaTCAGTTCTGAATGGAAACTAGGTCTCTGGTCAAAATAACAGTGTGCACAGAGAACTATTCTGCTTCAGTTTAGCATTTCCtgtctgtattagtttctggcAGAAGCCTGAGTCTTCATAGTTTAGATTCTGAAGCAGGGGTCTCTAAGTAAAACACCTTCAGTGCCCGGACAGATAAGGCAAGTGTGAAAGAGCCTCCGTAGTCTGTGGCCAAATCAGAATCTAAATGCCTGAAGTCGTTCCggttaaattaaaaaacagaaacaaaataaaaagcactgcTTCACATAATATATCTCAAGGCTGAATCTGGCGCCAGCCCAGGAGTTAGTCATGCTTGAATTAGAGATAGGAAAATGGAAGGAAGTGGAAATGTCAAAGAGTAGAAGTGATTACTGATAATTTTTAGTATAACCAACAGAAATGTAACTActtgccaaaaaaaagaaaaggaagacaccTCCCCACAGCATTTGCAGAAACTTCTGTATAACAAGTTGAGTTTCATTCCCTCTAGTGCCCAAGTGACTTCTTGTAGTAAATTTGAGGCTTTGTTAAATAAGGTATTTAAGTCCTCTAGCCCTTCAGACACCACTGACACACTAACTGGTTCCTAAGTGGCTGAAGAGAACTAATAGAAACAGACTGCCAGGGAGTAAACCAAGCAAAGGGagaattttaaacaaaagcaGAGAATGCTAACAGTTTCTGTGATCTAGGAAATGTTGCAGgatccttctttctcccttccttactGGAATTTTGCCACCGGGAAGAACATCTGTGACATTTGCACCGATGACTTGATGGGATCAAGAAGCAACTTCGATTCCACTCTTATAAGCCCGAACTCCGTCTTTTCTCAATGGCGAGTGGTCTGTGAATCCTTGGAAGATTATGATACCCTGGGAACCCTTTGTAACAGTAAGTTCCAAATGACAACTACGATTCAGAATTGCCTGTTAGGTAAAGTGATTAAATGTGCTGCCTGAAGGCCCTTCATTCTACTAAGGACTTCAGACTAAAATCCACTTTTATTATGGAGAGTTGATGTACAAATATTCACTAAGTACCTAGGACAGTCAAGGCAATCTGAGGTGATCCAGGGGAAAAAGAAAGTGCCTATAcatttttccattgcttttcttGAACAACTTGGTCAGTGCATTGCTCACTTTCTTATTTTGGAAATGTCTGTTTTGTATTAATTAATCCTCTTAGTAAGCTCAGCACTGCTTAGTAGTCATGTGCCTTGTGTTGGAATTTCACAGAAAATGTTTCCCTAGGAAATCTGAAATATGCAGAAAGAGTTGGAAGTGCCCTGGgagtaaaaaatacatataataataataattattattattattattgtataatgattattactattattttatgttattataatatattatttttactattatgttAATCCGGTCAGAAGGTTAAAAAACCAAAAGGTGACATGGAGGATGcctttaataaaagaaagatacTGTACAGAAGATGTCTGCCAACTAGCTCTTTCCAGCTCTCCCAAAGTGAATACAAAAAGAGAATGATTAACCAGTTTTCCTAGCATCCTTTCTCCAGCGGTCTGAATGCCACCTCTGCCACAGGTCACGTTTCTGTCCTATGTGGATCAGTTCCTGTGAAGCTTTCTGTTCTCTTCCTTAGATACTATTTTTACCGTCTCTCTTGCTGCTAACACAAGGTCTTAATTATCAGTCTTTTTATcccatcttatttttcttcttcaggcaCGTCTGGCTATTTTGAACTTTTGTTCTTCCATATAAAAACTAGAActattggaatttattttttattttattattatactaATAACATTTATTCTGCACATATTCCTTTAGGCACCAAATATTAAATTACTCTGTAAACTTaaatagagaatattttaaatagagcaaAGAAATTAAgtagatttttcaccattagaaGATTATTTAGCCATATATAGGAATAAGAGaagtaaatgtatataaaattttattctgtagaagtttaaaaattaaaataaaactttgtttggCATGCTGAATGAGATAAAATTGAGGATAAGTATGTCTTTAGATACCAAAACATTCATCTCTCTCTGACTGtgatttttttgcttgtttgtttgcacATGGACAACTTCTGCCATTGCACCTAATAACATCCTATGGATTGGAGTCCTGTGGGACTTCCATgcaggaatgaatgaaaagttcAGAGTGTCTGAAGGAGAAAGCAAATTTGAGAAGTATAGTGAGGAAAGAGCATATTTTTCATATGATGAATTAAAGGTGATATTTTAGTGGCTGGAAGAATGTTAGATGTCAATAATTAACTCTTTCAGTATACCGAATTTGGTGCATTTATGGAATACTGGAAAGATACCGTCCAGAAAGCATACGAGGACATAAGCATGCAATGTCTAAGGAAGGTTTGATCTAAAGCTGTACAGGTATGGGTGTCCTGTAAAAGATGATCAGTGAAACCACAGGAATGGATAATTTCATCCAAGAAGAAAAGTA includes these proteins:
- the TYRP1 gene encoding 5,6-dihydroxyindole-2-carboxylic acid oxidase isoform X2, with product MKAPKLLSLGYTFLALLFFQPAWAQFPRQCVTIEALRNGVCCPDLFPLSGPGTDRCGSSSGRGRCEVVTADSRPHGPQYPHDGRDDREGWPTRFFNRTCHCIGNFSGYNCGTCRPGWRGAACDQRVLVVRRNLLGLSTEEKNRFIRALDMAKRTIHPQFVIATKRSEEILGPDGNTPQFENISIYNFFVWTHYYSVKKTFLGAGQESFGEVDFSHEGPAFLTWHRYHLLQLERDMQDPSFSLPYWNFATGKNICDICTDDLMGSRSNFDSTLISPNSVFSQWRVVCESLEDYDTLGTLCNSTEGRPIRRNPAGNVARPMVQRLPEPQDVTQCLEVGLFDTPPFYSTSTNSFRNTVEGYSDPTGRYDPAVRSLHNLAHLFLNGTGGQTHLSPNDPIFVLLHTFTDAVFDEWLRRYNADISTFPLENAPIGHNRQYNMVPFWPPITNMEMFVTAPDNLGYTYEVQWPSRNFSISEIVTIAVVAALLLVAVIFVGASCLIRARRNMDEANQSLLADQYQHYVEEYEKIQNPNQSVV
- the TYRP1 gene encoding 5,6-dihydroxyindole-2-carboxylic acid oxidase isoform X1 — protein: MKAPKLLSLGYTFLALLFFQPAWAQFPRQCVTIEALRNGVCCPDLFPLSGPGTDRCGSSSGRGRCEVVTADSRPHGPQYPHDGRDDREGWPTRFFNRTCHCIGNFSGYNCGTCRPGWRGAACDQRVLVVRRNLLGLSTEEKNRFIRALDMAKRTIHPQFVIATKRSEEILGPDGNTPQFENISIYNFFVWTHYYSVKKTFLGAGQESFGEVDFSHEGPAFLTWHRYHLLQLERDMQEMLQDPSFSLPYWNFATGKNICDICTDDLMGSRSNFDSTLISPNSVFSQWRVVCESLEDYDTLGTLCNSTEGRPIRRNPAGNVARPMVQRLPEPQDVTQCLEVGLFDTPPFYSTSTNSFRNTVEGYSDPTGRYDPAVRSLHNLAHLFLNGTGGQTHLSPNDPIFVLLHTFTDAVFDEWLRRYNADISTFPLENAPIGHNRQYNMVPFWPPITNMEMFVTAPDNLGYTYEVQWPSRNFSISEIVTIAVVAALLLVAVIFVGASCLIRARRNMDEANQSLLADQYQHYVEEYEKIQNPNQSVV
- the TYRP1 gene encoding 5,6-dihydroxyindole-2-carboxylic acid oxidase isoform X3, which encodes MKAPKLLSLGYTFLALLFFQPAWAQFPRQCVTIEALRNGVCCPDLFPLSGPGTDRCGSSSGRGRCEVVTADSRPHGPQYPHDGRDDREGWPTRFFNRTCHCIGNFSGYNCGTCRPGWRGAACDQRVLVVRRNLLGLSTEEKNRFIRALDMAKRTIHPQFVIATKRSEEILGPDGNTPQFENISIYNFFVWTHYYSVKKTFLGAGQESFGEVDFSHEGPAFLTWHRYHLLQLERDMQEMLQDPSFSLPYWNFATGKNICDICTDDLMGSRSNFDSTLISPNSVFSQWRVVCESLEDYDTLGTLCNSTEGRPIRRNPAGNVARPMVQRLPEPQDVTQCLEVGLFDTPPFYSTSTNSFRNTVEGYSDPTGRYDPAVRSLHNLAHLFLNGTGGQTHLSPNDPIFVLLHTFTDAVFDEWLRRYNADISTFPLENAPIGHNRQYNMVPFWPPITNMEMFVTAPDNLGYTYEVQWPKS